ctcGTTCTCTTTCTCTAAGGCGGGTTTCGATAGGTTACGGCTTGAAATGGAGAGTTTTTTTTGTCTTGCATGATTTGCATGATgtcctatgtttttttttttaatcgaagcATGATGTCCTATGTTGATTATAACTTTCTTTTCCCGATGACGTGGAAAATTTAATGTACAAACTTCTTTCAATTATTTAATCATTGATTTAAATATTACATCGTAACATTGTTAACATCGGGGTTGAATTGatatttatataataatttGAGTAGTGATTATTATAATTAGTGATAAACGTTGTCATTATAATCATGCCTAATAGTTGTATGGGACCTCCTCAAACCGCCTTTCCAAAGACCCTACCAACAATTCTCAAAATAGCTTCTCTCCGTTGACATTGGCTCACTTCTCCATAGGACAATTGCTGAGGGGAATCCAATAGAAAACTTATAATTCTTTCATCCTTTTTATTCTTTACACGTTTAGTGTACTTCAAAATTGGAATAGCTCTCAATGAGAGGGCTTTGGAGGGGATACAGAATTGGTAGCCGCGACACGGTTGTTCCACATGTCATTGCTCCTCTTGTAGAGATCGGAACTCGTCCCCTTGGGCGGCTTGTGGGTCGAGAGGATCAACTTCACGAATTGGTCATTGCAGGCTTTCCCCGCCTTCACGAGCTCACGACAACATTCATTAGTGGGTGCAGAGGTGTTGGCATAGACTACGATTTGAAAGAGATGATTTCCACAATCGGTAGTCATTCCCTTTGCGCAATCGGGGTTTCCAGCAAATGTAGCCCTTGGAAGCAATGCGACGGTGACGACCACCAAGATCATGATAGCAGACAAGTTTTTGAGCATAGCCATGATGATATTTTGGGGATGGGAGGGCTAGAAAATTGTTTCGGATCGTTGATTATTTGATGATGTACTTGATCTAGAGATGAAAATTTATATAGCTTGGGAGAAGTAGTGCAT
This genomic interval from Rhodamnia argentea isolate NSW1041297 chromosome 4, ASM2092103v1, whole genome shotgun sequence contains the following:
- the LOC115743464 gene encoding uncharacterized protein LOC115743464 → MAMLKNLSAIMILVVVTVALLPRATFAGNPDCAKGMTTDCGNHLFQIVVYANTSAPTNECCRELVKAGKACNDQFVKLILSTHKPPKGTSSDLYKRSNDMWNNRVAATNSVSPPKPSH